One Trichoderma asperellum chromosome 5, complete sequence genomic region harbors:
- a CDS encoding uncharacterized protein (EggNog:ENOG41~TransMembrane:1 (o359-381i)): protein MTSHESSLLQARGGAHAHAHSAYKHRHAHGHGHDHLHHHYPHDAVSGPRPGDDKPDTNQSPDLKKRANAPAIDEKSTDGITPTATSLVTEVIQTVSLVQIVDTLGSPLSTLTQFAVPNTVVINKDTGKTISASNPDPTPAPAAPGSGPDLSKGVSSSSTISSQAKATPLPSISASSPASLSPSAPSSSPSTAPPPASSPASSPASSPASSPASLPASSPAPSPAPSPAPSLGIGHHNGTNIHRSSSHSSAANSMFYAESVNATATSTTLSSTTPTTHSSTSLTTKTKTTTSESSSFEPTSFTEPVTSTISSFEPQATDGGFGGGFGGGATPSTIDSTQPTPSSSSNSTVSALSPQQKQVIGGVLGGVAGAAFFLVLVLVALRWKRRQNNAALVAGQPTSESRGLPPASGAPSGVPNGGDGSGGGSAMAEKYSAVALTAAFTGLAPKRSSASVNSSEMGERGFYRVSGRKLPSVLQVGGDGYSDPRSSFMSGTSDYYRGSQAFDPFGGPGTRLQLGAPMRPDSGVPIVRSGPARPVVAEENPFADPPTSPPGDVSAPPSARPRGSPRRGSRFQEGI, encoded by the exons ATGACAAGCCACGAGTCTTCACTCCTTCAGGCCCGTGGTGGCGCTCATGCCCACGCTCATTCCGCATACAAACACCGACACGCACATGGTCATGGCCATGACCATCTGCACCATCATTATCCTCATGACGCCGTCTCTGGCCCCCGGCCCGGCGACGACAAGCCAGACACCAACCAAAGCCCGGATCTCAAGAAGCGAGCCAATGCGCCCGCCATAGATGAAAAGTCTACCGATGGGATAACTCCCACCGCAACGTCCCTCGTTACCGAGGTCATCCAGACCGTTTCGCTCGTTCAGATCGTGGACACCCTTGGATCGCCGCTCTCCACGCTGACTCAATTTGCTGTACCAAACACTGTTGTTATCAACAAGGACACGGGCAAGACCATTTCTGCTTCGAATCCGGATCccactccagctccagctgccCCGGGCTCCGGCCCAGATCTCAGCAAAGGGGTCTCATCGTCGTCTACTATTAGCTCGCAAGCAAAGGCTACTCCTCTCCCGTCGATATCTGCATCTTCTCCGGCGTCCCTCTCGCCATCCgctccttcttcatcgccatcaacggctcctccaccagcatcTTCACCAGCGTCTTCGCCAGCGTCTTCGCCAGCGTCTTCGCCAGCGTCTTTACCAGCATCTTCGCCAGCGCCTTCGCCAGCGCCCTCACCGGCCCCTTCGTTGGGAATAGGCCACCATAACGGAACAAACA TCCATCGTTCTAGCAGTCATTCAAGCGCAGCCAATTCCATGTTCTATGCAGAATCAGTAAATGCTACCGCCACATCAACAACGCTTTCTTCGACAACACCGACAACGCACTCTTCCACTTCGCtgacaacaaaaacaaaaacaacaaccTCAGAGTCTTCTTCCTTTGAGCCTACGTCCTTTACAGAACCAGTCACCTCAACTATCTCTTCTTTTGAGCCACAGGCTACTGATGGCGGATTTGGTGGCGGATTTGGTGGAGGTGCCACTCCGTCTACCATAGACAGCACACAGCCTAccccttcttcgtcttcaaacTCAACTGTGAGCGCACTCTCCCCCCAGCAAAAGCAAGTTATTGGAGGGGTACTTGGAGGCGTTGCTGGCGccgctttctttcttgttttggTCCTGGTAGCTTTGAGGTGGAAGAGGCGTCAAAATAACGCGGCTCTTGTTGCCGGTCAACCTACATCGGAGTCTCGTGGGTTGCCTCCAGCCTCCGGCGCTCCCAGTGGAGTTCCCAATGGCGGAGATGGGAGCGGCGGCGGAAGTGCCATGGCGGAAAAATACAGTGCTGTAGCCCTTACTGCGGCTTTCACCGGCTTGGCTCCTAAGAGGAGCTCTGCTTCTGTGAATTCTTCGGAAATGGGGGAAAGAGGTTTCTACCGCGTGTCTGGCAGAAAGTTGCCTTCAGTGCTACAGGTAGGGGGCGATGGGTACTCGGATCCTCGCTCGAGTTTCATGAGTGGCACATCAGACTACTATCGAGGTTCGCAAGCTTTTGACCCCTTCGGAGGACCAGGAACCCGGTTACAACTAGGGGCTCCCATGCGTCCAGATAGCGGCGTGCCAATTGTTCGATCCGGCCCGGCTCGCCCTGTGGTTGCAGAAGAGAATCCATTCGCGGACCCTCCGACGTCCCCCCCTGGTGACGTTTCGGCGCCCCCATCGGCGCGGCCACGCGGCAGTCCACGGAGGGGATCTAGATTCCAAGAGGGCATTTGA